The following are encoded together in the Vigna unguiculata cultivar IT97K-499-35 chromosome 2, ASM411807v1, whole genome shotgun sequence genome:
- the LOC114170542 gene encoding mediator of RNA polymerase II transcription subunit 32 — MDSVVDSLNNAYQDFVTAAANVLEAKENAGSVKTTATDTALENFRQKWELFRVACDQAEEFVESVKQRIGSECLVDEATRPVAGKPGQATMTGLPPISAVRLEQMSKAVRWLVIELQHGSGATSANSALSHPSAPFDARFSEDATQ; from the coding sequence ATGGACAGCGTAGTTGATTCTCTGAATAATGCCTATCAAGATTTTGTTACTGCTGCTGCCAATGTGTTAGAAGCCAAAGAAAATGCTGGTTCCGTTAAAACAACAGCAACAGATACTGCTCTAGAGAACTTTAGGCAGAAGTGGGAATTGTTCAGAGTAGCATGTGATCAAGCTGAGGAATTTGTGGAGTCTGTGAAGCAAAGGATAGGATCAGAGTGTCTGGTGGATGAGGCAACAAGGCCTGTGGCAGGAAAACCTGGACAAGCTACTATGACTGGTCTTCCTCCCATAAGTGCAGTTCGGTTGGAACAAATGAGTAAAGCAGTTCGATGGCTTGTCATTGAATTGCAGCATGGTTCTGGAGCTACTTCTGCTAATTCAGCTCTTTCCCATCCCTCAGCTCCATTTGATGCCAGGTTTTCTGAAGATGCTACTCAATAG